From one Lolium rigidum isolate FL_2022 chromosome 4, APGP_CSIRO_Lrig_0.1, whole genome shotgun sequence genomic stretch:
- the LOC124706693 gene encoding ABC transporter G family member 23, producing the protein MDQDLSSELDPALLLSTSASSSSPPDSASPSFSSSSQPSPPPEYTLAVTNLSCPAPRRASAAFLPFLQSSSTPATASASEGLLNSVSFTASSSRILAIVGPSGAGKSTLLRILSGRGTGSEIAKPPTVSINGHAVTSRAQLRRTCGFVTQDDNLLPLLTVRETILFAARFRLRSDVTARERSERVDALMQELGLSEVADSYVGGGDGEMSSARGVSGGERKRVSIAVDIVHDPPVLLLDEPTSGLDSRSAMDVLALLHEVARARRQVVVLSIHQPSYRMLGYISSLLLLSRGAVAHFGTLKSLEGALGRMGHKIPTQLNPLELAMEVTDQLQEDHSKLAELKDQDQSEDESLGLASGRGGLHVPEHGFRGRAVEVAALTVRCWRTMYRTQQLFAARAAQAIVGGLGLGSVFFRVPADPDGVALRLGLFAFSLSFLLSSTVEALPILLQERRVLMREASRRAYRLSSYVIANALVFAPCLLAVAILFSAPVYWLVGLRASLAAFAFFVLAVWLIVLMASSLVLFLSAVSPDFILGNSLICIFLGVFFLFSGYFIPKESIPRYWTFMYYVSMYRYPLDLLLINEYGGSASEKCVAWMGGNAMNGNGVCLSTGGDVLRGRGVDEGMRWVNVGVMLGFFLVYRIMCWAVLVRRASKTTL; encoded by the coding sequence ATGGATCAGGACCTGTCGTCGGAGCTGGACCCGGCGCTCCTCTTGTCAACgtcggcgtcctcctcgtcgccgccggaCTCCGCGTCgccgtccttctcctcctcctcccagccctcCCCTCCTCCGGAGTACACCCTCGCCGTCACCAACCTTTCCTGCCCCGCGCCTCGCCGCGCCAGCGCCGCCTTCCTCCCGTTCCTGCAGTCCTCCTCCACCCCAGCCACCGCCAGCGCGAGCGAGGGGCTCCTCAACTCCGTCTCCTTCACCGCGTCCAGCTCCCGCATCCTGGCCATTGTGGGCCCCAGCGGCGCCGGCAAGTCGACGCTCCTCCGCATCCTGTCCGGCCGCGGCACCGGCTCCGAGATCGCCAAGCCGCCCACCGTGTCCATCAACGGCCACGCCGTCACCTCCCGCGCGCAGCTGCGCCGGACGTGCGGCTTCGTCACGCAGGACGACAACCTCCTCCCGCTGCTCACCGTCCGCGAGACCATCCTCTTCGCCGCGCGGTTCAGGCTCCGCTCCGACGTGACCGCGCGGGAGCGGAGCGAGAGGGTCGACGCGCTCATGCAGGAGCTGGGCCTCTCCGAGGTGGCGGACAgctacgtcggcggcggcgacggcgagatgTCGTCGGCCCGCGGGGTGTCCGGCGGCGAGCGGAAGCGGGTCTCCATCGCGGTGGACATCGTGCACGacccgccggtgctgctgctggacgAGCCCACGTCCGGGCTGGACAGCCGGTCCGCCATGGACGTGCTGGCGCTGCTGCACGAGgtggcgcgcgcgcggcggcaggTGGTGGTGCTCAGCATCCACCAGCCCAGCTACCGCATGCTCGGCTACATCTCGTCGCTGCTGCTGCTCTCCCGGGGCGCCGTCGCGCACTTCGGCACGCTCAAGTCGCTCGAGGGCGCGCTCGGGAGGatgggccacaagatccccacgcagCTCAACCCGCTGGAGCTCGCCATGGAGGTCACCGACCAGCTCCAGGAGGACCACTCCAAGCTCGCCGAGCTCAAGGATCAAGACCAGTCCGAGGACGAAAGTCTCGGCCTCGCCAGCGGCCGCGGCGGCcttcacgtccccgagcacgggtTTCGGGGCCGCGCCGTGGAGGTGGCGGCGCTGACCGTGCGCTGCTGGCGCACAATGTACCGCACGCAGCAGCTCttcgcggcgcgggcggcgcaggcCATCGTCGGCGGGCTCGGCCTCGGCAGCGTCTTCTTCCGCGTCCCCGCCGACCCGGACGGCGTGGCGCTCCGGCTGGGACTCTTCGCCTTCAGCCTCAGCTTCCTCCTTTCCTCCACCGTGGAGGCCCTGCCAATCCTCCTCCAGGAGCGCCGCGTGCTGATGCGGGAGGCGTCCCGCCGCGCCTACCGcctatcctcgtacgtgatcgccaACGCGCTCGTCTTCGCGCCCTGCCTCCTCGCCGTGGCGATCCTCTTCTCGGCGCCCGTGTACTGGCTCGTGGGCCTCCGCGCCTCCCTCGCCGCATTCGCCTTCTTCGTCCTCGCCGTGTGGCTCATCGTGCTCATGGCAAGCTCCCTGGTCCTCTTCCTCAGCGCCGTGTCGCCGGACTTCATCCTCGGCAACTCCCTCATCTGCATCTTCCTCggcgtcttcttcctcttctccggctACTTCATACCCAAGGAGAGCATCCCGAGGTACTGGACCTTCATGTACTACGTGTCCATGTACAGGTACCCGCTGGACCTGCTGCTCATCAACGAGTACGGAGGCAGCGCCAGCGAGAAGTGCGTCGCGTGGATGGGAGGGAACGCCATGAACGGCAACGGCGTGTGCTTGAGCACCGGCGGCGACGTGCTGAGGGGGAGAGGGGTCGACGAGGGCATGAGGTGGGTCAATGTGGGTGTCATGCTGGGCTTCTTCCTGGTGTACAGGATCATGTGCTGGGCTGTGCTGGTGAGGAGGGCGTCCAAGACCACGCTTTGA